One stretch of Pseudomonas sp. NC02 DNA includes these proteins:
- a CDS encoding alkaline phosphatase, whose product MSVNHDRRRVLGGLAVATAFSILSPFARSAGIDYPFTLGVASGDPLPDGFVIWTRLAPLFNAADGRGGLSRAVPVRWKVARDAAMTRVVRQGEVMAIERFAHSVHVEVAGLEAGRPYWYQFEGLGAQSPVGQSRTAPAVHAMASAQLGFVSCSHWERGYFSAYRHLAAEQPDLVFFLGDYIYDSSYAADSGKIIRPHGSGNALNLVDYRNRYALYKTDPDLQALHAAAPSVVTWDDHEVQNDYASQWSQDPNIPVTSFLKQRAAAYQAFYEHMPLRASSLPRGPDMRLYRRLDYGRLARFHVLDGRQYRSEQPCILANGSHKGHVAANTCADLRDPRRTMLGWEQEAWLDQGFAESRAQWNVIAQDLLVAPLTQRDLTNHKPGRWTDGWDGYMANRERMLASMVRRKVNNPVFWGGDIHSFWTTDLHADAGNPDSPVVATEFVGTSVTSDGPPFDAFSAILPLNPHVKFFDSRQRGYVSVALEERNMLTNFRVISDPRDPNASVSTLKSFVVEPGRAGAIAV is encoded by the coding sequence ATGAGTGTGAATCACGATCGCCGTCGCGTACTGGGCGGGCTTGCAGTTGCCACGGCGTTTTCGATCCTCAGCCCGTTTGCCCGTAGTGCAGGCATCGACTATCCCTTCACCCTCGGTGTGGCGTCAGGCGATCCATTGCCCGATGGTTTCGTGATCTGGACGCGCCTCGCGCCGCTGTTCAATGCCGCCGACGGTCGGGGTGGCCTGAGCCGAGCGGTGCCGGTGCGCTGGAAGGTGGCCCGCGATGCAGCGATGACGCGCGTTGTGCGCCAGGGCGAGGTGATGGCCATCGAGCGTTTCGCCCATTCGGTGCATGTGGAAGTCGCCGGGCTGGAGGCGGGTCGACCTTACTGGTACCAGTTCGAAGGCCTCGGTGCGCAAAGCCCGGTGGGCCAGTCGCGCACTGCGCCGGCGGTGCATGCCATGGCATCGGCGCAGCTGGGTTTTGTCTCCTGCTCCCATTGGGAGCGAGGCTACTTCAGCGCCTATCGGCATTTGGCCGCCGAGCAGCCTGACCTGGTGTTTTTCCTCGGGGATTACATCTATGACAGTTCCTACGCGGCTGATTCCGGCAAGATCATTCGCCCCCACGGCAGCGGCAATGCGTTGAATCTGGTGGATTACCGCAACCGCTACGCCCTGTACAAGACCGATCCGGATTTGCAGGCACTGCATGCTGCGGCGCCCAGTGTGGTCACCTGGGACGATCACGAAGTGCAAAACGACTATGCCAGCCAGTGGTCCCAGGACCCGAACATCCCGGTGACGAGTTTTCTCAAGCAGCGGGCGGCGGCCTACCAGGCCTTCTACGAGCACATGCCGCTGCGGGCCAGCAGCCTGCCGCGAGGGCCGGACATGCGCCTCTATCGGCGTTTGGACTACGGCCGGCTGGCGCGTTTCCATGTGCTGGATGGGCGTCAGTACCGCTCCGAGCAGCCATGCATCCTGGCCAATGGCAGCCACAAGGGACATGTGGCCGCGAACACCTGTGCTGACCTGCGCGATCCCCGTCGCACCATGCTCGGCTGGGAGCAGGAGGCTTGGCTGGATCAGGGTTTTGCCGAGTCCCGGGCACAATGGAACGTGATCGCGCAGGACCTGTTGGTCGCGCCGCTCACGCAACGTGACCTGACCAACCACAAGCCCGGCCGCTGGACCGATGGCTGGGATGGTTACATGGCCAACCGTGAGCGGATGCTTGCGTCGATGGTGCGCAGAAAGGTGAATAACCCGGTGTTCTGGGGCGGCGATATTCACTCGTTCTGGACGACGGACCTGCACGCTGACGCAGGGAATCCGGATTCGCCCGTGGTCGCGACCGAGTTTGTCGGCACGTCGGTGACGTCTGACGGGCCACCATTTGATGCGTTCAGTGCGATCCTGCCCCTCAATCCCCATGTGAAGTTTTTCGACAGCCGCCAGCGCGGCTATGTGTCGGTGGCGCTTGAGGAGAGGAATATGCTGACGAACTTCCGGGTGATTTCCGATCCCCGGGATCCGAACGCCAGCGTCTCGACCCTCAAGTCGTTTGTGGTGGAACCGGGCAGGGCGGGGGCGATTGCGGTTTAG
- a CDS encoding GNAT family N-acetyltransferase — MSIALPHLSTPRLLLKPLQKEQAETLSVLANDPDIANNTAAIPSPYTLETAHAFIDGQAENYRSGHSLGLGIHLRETGELIGVISLRLSAAHRSGHLGYWVAAHSRSQGYAAEAAAQIMAFGFSELALQRVGSQCFARNKGSARVMEKIGLGYEGCMKGAFLKNGVHEDMLLYGLVRADWKERS, encoded by the coding sequence ATGAGCATTGCACTGCCGCATTTATCCACCCCGCGACTGCTGTTGAAGCCTCTGCAAAAGGAGCAGGCCGAGACGTTGTCGGTGCTGGCCAACGATCCCGATATTGCGAACAACACGGCTGCGATTCCATCGCCATACACCTTGGAAACCGCACACGCCTTTATTGATGGCCAGGCAGAGAATTACCGCTCGGGGCATTCACTGGGGCTGGGGATTCATCTGCGGGAAACTGGCGAATTGATCGGCGTGATCAGTCTCAGATTATCTGCTGCTCATCGAAGTGGGCATCTCGGGTATTGGGTGGCCGCCCATTCTCGAAGCCAGGGTTATGCCGCCGAAGCAGCGGCGCAGATCATGGCGTTTGGGTTCAGCGAATTGGCGCTGCAGCGTGTGGGCAGCCAGTGCTTTGCTCGTAACAAAGGGTCCGCTCGGGTCATGGAAAAAATTGGCTTGGGTTACGAAGGGTGCATGAAGGGCGCCTTCCTCAAGAATGGGGTGCACGAGGACATGTTGTTGTATGGCCTGGTGCGTGCCGATTGGAAGGAGCGCAGTTGA
- a CDS encoding biopolymer transporter ExbD — protein MRTWDEPKKRKAHIELIPMIDVMMFLLVFFVLVSLNVIPALGMKTQLPSASSSQQLKPQNKFILTLGLEGQLQLDGKDLTVDALVPALKAGEKPDTKSTIIVNSDKGVEVSRLVEVMDTLRLGGFTSVSIATKKS, from the coding sequence ATGAGAACTTGGGATGAACCCAAAAAACGCAAGGCACACATCGAACTGATCCCGATGATCGACGTGATGATGTTCCTGTTGGTGTTTTTTGTACTGGTGAGTTTGAACGTGATTCCGGCCCTGGGCATGAAGACTCAGCTGCCGAGCGCCAGCAGTTCACAGCAGCTCAAGCCGCAAAATAAATTCATCCTGACCCTGGGCCTGGAAGGTCAGCTGCAGCTCGATGGCAAGGACCTGACCGTCGACGCGCTGGTGCCTGCACTCAAGGCCGGCGAGAAGCCAGACACCAAGTCGACGATCATCGTCAACAGCGACAAAGGCGTGGAAGTGTCGCGCCTGGTCGAGGTGATGGACACCCTGCGCCTGGGTGGCTTTACCTCTGTCTCCATCGCCACGAAAAAGTCCTGA
- a CDS encoding energy transducer TonB: MYALFRARRLLGSVPALIALVLIALGIQSQPLKIQPQYDESAVELALVEPEPEVVPEPVVEEPPPPPPVIEDEEAEPAPPPPPLKPIPKPLPKPEPKPKPVPKPVVAKPTPVPAPAPVAAKPVQAAPAPTPAPAAPPAPPKVDGQALEGGYLKGLRNELDTYKQYPTGRQASLERPSGEVVVWLMVDRQGRVLDSGIQTPAPSMLLNRAATNSLRRIKQVKPFPEQAFGGRNEQRFTATFNYSVQ, encoded by the coding sequence ATGTATGCCTTGTTTCGTGCGCGTCGGCTGCTGGGCAGTGTCCCGGCCCTGATCGCCCTGGTGCTGATTGCACTGGGTATCCAGTCCCAACCCCTGAAGATCCAGCCGCAGTACGACGAGTCGGCGGTTGAACTCGCGCTGGTCGAGCCCGAGCCGGAAGTGGTCCCCGAGCCCGTGGTGGAAGAACCGCCGCCACCGCCGCCGGTGATCGAAGACGAGGAGGCCGAACCTGCCCCTCCGCCTCCGCCACTCAAGCCGATCCCCAAACCACTGCCAAAACCTGAGCCCAAGCCAAAACCGGTGCCCAAGCCCGTGGTCGCCAAGCCAACGCCTGTGCCTGCGCCAGCTCCGGTGGCCGCCAAGCCGGTGCAAGCCGCTCCCGCTCCCACGCCAGCACCCGCCGCGCCACCGGCGCCGCCGAAAGTCGACGGCCAGGCACTGGAAGGCGGCTACCTCAAGGGCTTGCGCAACGAGTTGGACACCTACAAGCAATACCCCACCGGGCGCCAGGCGTCCCTTGAACGCCCGAGTGGCGAGGTGGTGGTCTGGTTAATGGTGGACCGCCAAGGCCGCGTCCTCGACTCCGGGATCCAGACCCCGGCGCCGAGCATGCTGCTCAACCGGGCCGCCACCAACAGCCTGCGCCGTATCAAGCAGGTGAAACCGTTCCCCGAACAAGCCTTCGGTGGACGTAACGAGCAGCGCTTCACCGCCACCTTCAACTACAGCGTGCAATAA
- a CDS encoding TonB-dependent receptor has protein sequence MKFTRIHLALVAATSMTHGVVMADTSDSDVGTIGVQGKATAGGGYMVQEESAKGRSTITKEALDKQTATGNAIDKLKYTPGLNISSEDNTGLSGFRFTMRGMNSDQVGMSVDGMPINDSGNYALYSNLLGDPENIDQIFVTQGSSEADGPHIGSSGGNIGIVTIRPTKETGAFVKQVVGSNATRKTFARLNTGEVNGLSNWLSASHTEGQMWRGSGAVRADKVEWNSFFDAGNGNTANLILKYHEQDNNSYSQLTKAQFQQYGRKYDPYPATPAVGANGKVSSYYDLAQNPFQTFTAVLNTQYKLSDNLSLSVIPYYYYGNGSGVGSSAYALNSGSNKGGVFDLGNLPTQAQYNADGSATTGVYYRPSRTQTWRPGITTKLNWDLGDHSLQFGYWYERARQSQTQPFIALKNNGKPSDTWPDGNSVVDANGNTVQGRDRYTVTPAQKVWTQDTWYINSDWTLIAGIAYMNVERDGTNHGSLTEQPGKASQTYNKLLPNAGLKYQLDERDQLFYSLSRNMRIPQNYVLYDKGVGSLDSKPELSWNQELGWRYTGEDSTLAATLFYMQFKNRQLTSLDSNGDSADINAGTVINKGLELEWSGKLPHNFNYYTSYTYTSSKQQDDLTVYSAGKPIVLPTSGKQFANVPTNMLAANIGYDDGRFYGTFGGKFTSKLYGDLTNDEAISARTIFNLGAGIYLPVDKKVVKDATLRLNVDNLFDKKYLDGVYTTKTNSASYSGFRDGDPAYIVGLDRTVTVSLEANF, from the coding sequence ATGAAGTTCACCCGGATTCATCTGGCACTCGTTGCCGCGACGAGCATGACCCATGGAGTGGTCATGGCAGATACCAGCGACAGTGACGTCGGGACTATTGGGGTACAGGGCAAGGCAACCGCTGGGGGCGGTTACATGGTCCAGGAAGAGAGCGCCAAGGGCCGCTCGACCATCACCAAGGAAGCGTTGGACAAACAGACGGCCACCGGCAACGCCATCGACAAGCTCAAGTACACCCCGGGCCTGAACATCTCCAGTGAAGACAACACCGGCCTCTCGGGTTTCCGCTTCACCATGCGCGGCATGAACTCCGACCAGGTCGGTATGTCGGTGGACGGCATGCCGATCAACGACTCCGGCAACTACGCGTTGTACTCCAACCTGTTGGGCGACCCGGAAAACATCGACCAGATTTTCGTCACCCAGGGCTCGTCGGAAGCCGACGGCCCGCACATCGGTTCCAGCGGCGGCAACATCGGCATCGTGACCATTCGCCCCACCAAGGAAACCGGTGCCTTCGTCAAGCAAGTGGTCGGCAGCAACGCCACCCGCAAGACCTTCGCCCGCCTCAATACCGGTGAAGTCAACGGCCTGAGCAACTGGCTGTCGGCCTCCCACACCGAAGGCCAGATGTGGCGCGGCTCGGGTGCCGTACGTGCGGACAAGGTGGAGTGGAACAGCTTCTTCGACGCCGGCAACGGCAACACTGCCAACCTGATCCTCAAGTACCACGAGCAGGACAACAACAGTTACAGCCAGTTGACCAAGGCACAGTTCCAGCAGTACGGCCGCAAGTACGACCCGTACCCGGCGACACCGGCGGTGGGCGCCAACGGCAAGGTCAGCAGCTACTACGACCTGGCGCAGAACCCGTTCCAGACCTTTACCGCCGTGCTCAACACCCAGTACAAGCTGAGCGACAACCTGTCCCTCTCGGTGATCCCGTATTACTACTACGGCAACGGCAGCGGCGTGGGCTCCTCGGCCTATGCGCTGAACAGTGGCTCGAACAAGGGCGGCGTTTTCGACCTCGGCAACCTGCCGACACAGGCTCAATACAACGCCGACGGTTCCGCGACCACCGGCGTCTACTACCGCCCTTCGCGCACCCAGACCTGGCGCCCGGGCATCACCACCAAGCTGAACTGGGACCTGGGCGACCACAGCCTGCAATTCGGCTACTGGTATGAACGCGCCCGCCAAAGCCAGACCCAACCGTTCATTGCCCTCAAGAACAACGGCAAGCCAAGCGATACCTGGCCCGACGGCAACTCCGTGGTCGACGCCAACGGCAACACCGTACAGGGTCGCGACCGCTACACCGTGACGCCGGCGCAAAAGGTCTGGACCCAGGACACCTGGTACATCAACTCGGACTGGACGTTGATCGCGGGCATTGCCTACATGAACGTCGAGCGTGACGGCACCAACCACGGCAGCCTCACCGAGCAACCCGGCAAGGCCAGCCAGACCTACAACAAACTGCTGCCCAACGCCGGCCTGAAATACCAGCTCGACGAGCGTGACCAGTTGTTCTACAGCCTGTCGCGCAACATGCGTATTCCACAGAACTACGTGCTGTACGACAAAGGCGTCGGCTCCCTCGACTCCAAGCCGGAACTCAGCTGGAACCAGGAACTGGGCTGGCGCTACACCGGCGAAGACAGCACCCTCGCCGCGACCCTGTTCTACATGCAGTTCAAGAATCGCCAGCTCACCTCCCTGGACAGCAACGGTGATTCCGCCGACATCAACGCCGGCACCGTCATCAACAAAGGCCTGGAACTGGAGTGGAGCGGCAAGCTGCCGCACAACTTCAACTACTACACCTCCTACACCTACACCAGCTCCAAGCAGCAGGACGACCTGACCGTCTACAGCGCCGGCAAGCCGATCGTGCTGCCCACCAGCGGCAAGCAGTTCGCCAACGTGCCGACCAACATGCTGGCGGCCAACATCGGCTATGACGACGGGCGCTTCTACGGCACCTTCGGCGGCAAGTTCACCAGCAAGCTCTATGGCGACCTGACCAACGACGAAGCCATCTCCGCCCGCACCATCTTCAACCTCGGCGCCGGTATCTACCTGCCGGTGGACAAGAAAGTCGTCAAGGACGCAACCCTGCGCCTGAACGTCGACAACCTGTTCGACAAGAAGTACCTGGACGGCGTGTACACCACCAAGACCAACTCGGCGAGCTACAGCGGTTTCCGCGATGGCGACCCGGCCTACATCGTTGGGCTTGACCGCACCGTCACCGTTTCCCTGGAAGCCAATTTCTAA
- a CDS encoding MotA/TolQ/ExbB proton channel family protein encodes MDMNLLHQITFYVMYAALAIAIFITIERGIYFAYVRRQARALTEVLGANVHSERDLPENLTRRDSLPLSMVLPILAQKASHGSRKDLDDEIETQYLKTRAPLSRSLWIIETITTAAPLLGLLGTILGIIDTFKALASAGVSDPGQISGGIGTALFATGLGIAIALFCVVFHNFFQDSLERINDQLKILLIRAATGARVQGEVPHLVPTPLHTRTA; translated from the coding sequence ATGGACATGAACCTGCTTCACCAAATCACCTTTTATGTGATGTACGCCGCACTGGCGATTGCAATCTTCATCACCATCGAACGTGGCATTTACTTCGCCTACGTGCGCCGCCAGGCCCGTGCATTGACCGAAGTGCTGGGCGCCAATGTGCACAGCGAACGCGACCTGCCGGAAAACCTGACTCGCCGTGACAGCCTGCCACTGAGCATGGTGCTGCCGATCCTGGCGCAGAAGGCGTCCCATGGTTCGCGCAAGGACCTGGATGACGAGATCGAAACCCAGTACCTCAAGACCCGCGCGCCGCTGTCGCGCAGCCTGTGGATCATCGAAACCATCACCACCGCCGCGCCGCTGCTCGGCCTGCTGGGGACCATCCTCGGCATCATCGATACCTTCAAGGCGCTGGCCAGTGCCGGTGTGTCCGACCCGGGCCAGATTTCCGGTGGTATCGGTACGGCCCTGTTCGCCACGGGTTTGGGTATCGCCATCGCGCTGTTCTGCGTGGTGTTCCACAACTTCTTCCAGGACAGCCTGGAGCGTATCAACGACCAGCTGAAAATCCTGCTGATCCGCGCTGCAACCGGTGCCCGCGTGCAGGGTGAAGTGCCGCACCTGGTACCGACCCCGCTGCACACCCGCACTGCGTGA